TAGATAAAGACTTATTGTTTAACGAAATTCTTAAAAAGTAAAATTCATATTTAATATAATGCACAAAAAATAATTGAACAGAAAGTTGTTTCAATTCTTTTTTGTAAATTTACTAACCATTTGGTTAAACCATATAGTTGGAATGAAAAAAATAAAAGACGAAACCACCGAAGAACAAATATTAGACGCAGCAAAAAATGTATTTCAATCTAAAGGAATGGATGGCGCACGTATGCAAGAAATTGCTAATAAAGCAGGAATTAACAAGGCAATGCTGCATTATTACTACAGAAGTAAGCAATTACTATTTGAAGCTGTTTTTAAAAGCGCATTTTCATTATTAGCACCTCAATTAAATGCGGTTTTAAATGATGATGCGTCTATTGAAAACAAGGTTAGAAACTTTACTTCAAACTATATTTCGTTTATAGCTAAGCATCCTTATTTACCAAATTTCGTCATTCAAGAACTCAATAGAAATCCTGAGTTTATTATAAAGTTGAAAGAAAATCCAAACTTTTTAAACCTTGATAAATTCAAAGTTCAAGTAGAAGATGAAGTGGAGAAAGGCATTATAAAACCGATTAGTGCAGAACAATTATTCATCAATATTATGGCATTAAATATTTTTCCATTTGTAGCAAAACCGTTGCTTATGGCATTTACAAATACAGATGACGACGCCTACAAACAACTGATAGAAGACCGCAAAACAGAAGTTGCCGACTTTATTATTAATTCTATAAAGCACAAATAATATGAAACAATTATTAATCATTTTATTACTCTTAATTGGGCTGCCAAATGTTGCACAACAGAGTATCTCTTTAGAAGAATGCTACATTTTGGTGACAGAAAATTATCCATTAGCAAAACAGGCAAAACTTTTAGATACGCAAAATAAATTGGATTTAGAAGTTATTTCTACTTCAAAATTACCACAGCTAAGTTTAGATGCGCAAGCCACCTATCAATCGGATGTAATAGAATTCCCTTTAGCAATTTCAGGAATCGAACCATTAAACAAGGACCAATATCGTGCTACAGTTTCTGTAAATCAACTCATTTATAATGGAGGCGCAACAGATGCGTCTTTAGATTTAAAATCCGCCCAATTAAAAACGAAACAAAAACAAATAGAAGTCAGTTTATACCAACTAAAACAACAAATTAATCAACTTTATTTTTCTGTTTTATTAACGCAAGAATCTCAGTTATTATTAAAAGCTAAACAGAGCCAATTAAAAGCGAAACTTGGGGAAGTACAATCAGGAATTAAGTATGGTGTTATTTTACCAACTTCTGACAAGGTTTTAGAAGCTGAATTATTAAAAATAAACCAACAATTTAACGAATTAGAAAGCAATAAAGCAATGCTTATTGAAACATTATCTAGTTTAATAAGTCAACCATTACATGCTTCAACAACATTTCAAAAGCCACTTTTAGAAATACGATTGCAAACAGAAATAGTAAGACCAGAATTAGAATTGTTTCAATTTAAAAAAGAAGAAATTGAAAATTCAGTAAGCCTTTTATCAAAACAAAATACACCCAAATTACTTGGTTTTGCAACAGGTGGTTACGGAAATCCAGGATTAAATATGTTGGATAATTCGTTTCAAACATTTTATACCGTTGGTGTTAAAGTAAATTGGACTGTTTTCGATTGGAATGCTAACAAAAAGCAAAGAGCATCTTTAGCTATCAGTAAAGATTTTGTAGAAAATGAAACCGAAATTTTTAGACTCAATACTAACATTGCGCTAAATCAACAACAAAAAGAAATCGATAAAATTGAAGCATTTATTACTTCAGATTTAGAAATAATTAACCTTAGAAAAGAGGTTTTGAAATCGGCAGATTCGCAACTTAAAAATGGTGTGATTACGTCTTCGGCATACATCACAGAGCTTACTAATTTATACGAAGATGAAAATACCATGGTAAAGCATAACATTCAGTTACAATTGGCAAAAGCAAATTACAATGTCATTAAAGGACAATAAAAGAAAAAACATACAGATTCAACAGATAAACGCAGAAAAATTAGAGTCAAAAAAATCAGCGAAGATCTTTGTGATCTGTGGGAAACAAAAAATATAAAACATGAACACACACATATATATATTAGGATTAGGCAGTATACTTTTTACTTTGTTTTCTTGCGGAAACGATAACGGAAAAGCAGATGGTTACGGAAATTTTGAAGCGACAGAAATAACCATTTCTGCAGAAAATAATGGAAAACTAATGCAGTTTGCTATTAACGAAGGAGATAAACTTCAAAAAGAACAATTTATTGGTTATATAGATACTATTCCGTTAACATTAAAACGTGAGCAGTTAGAAGTTTCTAAAGCTGTAATTGCTTCAAAATCTAAAGGCGTCTTATCTCAAATAGCAGTTTTAAATTCAAAATTAAAAACTGCAAACACAAATAAAATACGAGCTCAAAACCTTATAAAGGATAATGCAGGAACACAAAAACAATTGGATGATGTTCTTGGTGAAATGGATGTTATTAAAAGCCAAATTAGAAGTGTCGAAATTCAAAATGCACCTGTTGTGAATGAGCTTAAATCTATTGATGTTCAGTTAAAACAAATTGACGATCAAATCCAGAAAAGTAAAATTACAAACCCTTTAAACGGAACTGTTTTAACAAAATACGCAGAACCAAATGAAATTACTGCTTTTGGGAAACCGCTTTATAAAATCGCAGATTTAAGCACCATGCAATTACGTGTTTATATTAGTG
The genomic region above belongs to Mariniflexile litorale and contains:
- a CDS encoding TolC family protein; translated protein: MKQLLIILLLLIGLPNVAQQSISLEECYILVTENYPLAKQAKLLDTQNKLDLEVISTSKLPQLSLDAQATYQSDVIEFPLAISGIEPLNKDQYRATVSVNQLIYNGGATDASLDLKSAQLKTKQKQIEVSLYQLKQQINQLYFSVLLTQESQLLLKAKQSQLKAKLGEVQSGIKYGVILPTSDKVLEAELLKINQQFNELESNKAMLIETLSSLISQPLHASTTFQKPLLEIRLQTEIVRPELELFQFKKEEIENSVSLLSKQNTPKLLGFATGGYGNPGLNMLDNSFQTFYTVGVKVNWTVFDWNANKKQRASLAISKDFVENETEIFRLNTNIALNQQQKEIDKIEAFITSDLEIINLRKEVLKSADSQLKNGVITSSAYITELTNLYEDENTMVKHNIQLQLAKANYNVIKGQ
- a CDS encoding TetR/AcrR family transcriptional regulator gives rise to the protein MKKIKDETTEEQILDAAKNVFQSKGMDGARMQEIANKAGINKAMLHYYYRSKQLLFEAVFKSAFSLLAPQLNAVLNDDASIENKVRNFTSNYISFIAKHPYLPNFVIQELNRNPEFIIKLKENPNFLNLDKFKVQVEDEVEKGIIKPISAEQLFINIMALNIFPFVAKPLLMAFTNTDDDAYKQLIEDRKTEVADFIINSIKHK
- a CDS encoding HlyD family efflux transporter periplasmic adaptor subunit, coding for MNTHIYILGLGSILFTLFSCGNDNGKADGYGNFEATEITISAENNGKLMQFAINEGDKLQKEQFIGYIDTIPLTLKREQLEVSKAVIASKSKGVLSQIAVLNSKLKTANTNKIRAQNLIKDNAGTQKQLDDVLGEMDVIKSQIRSVEIQNAPVVNELKSIDVQLKQIDDQIQKSKITNPLNGTVLTKYAEPNEITAFGKPLYKIADLSTMQLRVYISETQLANIKIGQEVTVKIDDADAMKSYKGTISWIASEAEFTPKIIQTKEERVALVYAVKVDVKNDGSLKIGMPAELWINTVE